One genomic segment of Paenibacillus xylanexedens includes these proteins:
- a CDS encoding glycosyltransferase family 4 protein, translated as MKVLLVTYWELTHMGGIWTYVKQLADRLIALGVEVDIMGTNGANNEVYVRNLNRAFSKDKVWPMLQAKLNPTDLPQFTADPLLAYYELNRYAFEMAAAYLGVDHYDVIHAQDPVAAVAIKRILNRNIPLVTSYHGALAREAFYDAQNSNPQLTLPSYLQSKRGRYFLSLEERSAAQSELILVSSHWIKSTLTELAVPESKFRQIPYAVDLPAYRASAAVKFRQRPPAGKKVIAFTGRLEYIKGVHVLIKALASLKNKRSDWVCWIAGEGNLTDELRSQATSTGIGADVVFWGKLDNIPSFLRHADIYVQPSLQDTQPFSVTEAQLAGVPVIVSGTAGMPEMVEPGRTGWVVPPQDVDSLRELLDALLEDDVTRRTVGAAAKAWAEQHRSLEVMGFRTFQVYQEAIYRGGHTI; from the coding sequence ATGAAAGTTCTGCTCGTTACGTATTGGGAGCTTACACATATGGGAGGCATATGGACATATGTTAAACAACTGGCCGACAGGTTAATCGCACTTGGTGTAGAGGTTGATATCATGGGCACAAATGGTGCCAATAACGAAGTATATGTTCGTAATCTGAACCGAGCTTTCTCCAAGGATAAGGTGTGGCCCATGCTGCAAGCCAAACTCAATCCGACTGATCTGCCACAATTCACTGCTGATCCTCTTCTCGCTTATTATGAACTGAATAGATATGCCTTCGAGATGGCAGCCGCTTATCTGGGAGTGGACCACTATGACGTTATTCATGCGCAAGATCCGGTAGCTGCCGTAGCCATAAAACGCATCTTGAATCGCAATATCCCACTGGTTACAAGCTATCATGGCGCTCTTGCACGTGAAGCCTTTTACGATGCTCAAAATTCCAACCCACAGCTTACTCTCCCTTCATATTTGCAATCCAAGCGTGGACGTTATTTTCTCTCATTGGAAGAACGAAGTGCAGCACAGTCTGAGCTCATTCTCGTGTCAAGCCACTGGATCAAGAGTACGCTTACAGAACTTGCCGTTCCTGAATCAAAGTTCAGACAGATTCCCTATGCTGTTGATCTGCCAGCCTACCGTGCCTCAGCAGCTGTGAAGTTCCGCCAGCGACCACCTGCGGGCAAGAAAGTCATTGCCTTTACCGGACGACTTGAATACATCAAGGGCGTTCATGTGTTAATCAAGGCCTTAGCGAGTCTGAAAAATAAACGTTCCGATTGGGTCTGCTGGATCGCAGGAGAAGGCAATCTAACCGATGAATTGCGGTCACAGGCCACGTCAACGGGGATTGGAGCCGATGTTGTGTTCTGGGGCAAGCTGGACAATATTCCTTCCTTCCTGCGCCATGCAGATATCTATGTCCAGCCCAGTCTGCAGGACACCCAGCCGTTCTCCGTTACTGAAGCGCAACTGGCGGGTGTACCTGTTATCGTCAGTGGCACAGCCGGCATGCCCGAGATGGTTGAACCTGGACGTACGGGATGGGTTGTTCCTCCGCAGGATGTCGACTCGCTCCGTGAACTGTTGGATGCACTACTTGAGGATGATGTTACCCGAAGAACAGTGGGTGCGGCGGCGAAAGCCTGGGCTGAACAACACCGATCACTGGAAGTGATGGGATTTCGTACATTTCAAGTCTACCAAGAAGCCATTTACAGAGGAGGACATACCATATGA
- a CDS encoding GNAT family N-acetyltransferase yields the protein MITELHTERLYLRKMNVSDAASLFKIWSDPDVTRFMNITHFTDENQAIAMINLLNDLAQENKAIRFSILVQESNEIIGSCGYNSLDFDNLKAEIGYDIARSQWGKGYATEAISSLLAHAFSTMKLNRIEAKVDPDNVNSIKLLQKLNFTYEGTLRAYERVGETFSDLNMYSKLATD from the coding sequence TTGATTACAGAGTTACACACAGAACGGTTATATTTGCGAAAAATGAACGTATCGGATGCGGCCAGCTTGTTTAAAATTTGGTCTGATCCGGATGTAACTAGATTTATGAATATCACTCATTTTACGGATGAAAATCAAGCTATAGCCATGATTAATCTTCTGAATGATCTTGCTCAGGAAAACAAGGCCATTCGGTTCTCTATCCTTGTGCAAGAGTCCAACGAAATCATAGGTTCATGTGGTTATAATTCACTGGATTTTGACAATCTTAAAGCAGAAATCGGGTATGACATTGCCAGATCACAATGGGGGAAAGGATATGCTACGGAAGCGATCTCTTCTTTATTAGCTCATGCATTCTCGACTATGAAGCTGAATCGTATTGAGGCAAAGGTTGACCCCGATAATGTGAATTCTATCAAGCTATTACAAAAGCTCAATTTCACATATGAAGGTACTCTCAGAGCATACGAGAGGGTAGGCGAAACGTTCAGTGATCTGAATATGTATTCCAAGTTGGCGACAGATTAG
- a CDS encoding glycosyltransferase has product MEPKVSIVIPFYNCAYIEQAVHSAIHQTYPHIEVIVVDDGSTEHVERLQPFMDSIRYIRKENGGTATALNEGIKQATGDYFVWLSSDDVMLLDRVEKQLTFMREVKASFCHGAYHYVNEKSEWLDTVHPEVGSRLEMLQVLLEGCPINGCTVMLEMEAFERFGLFDTDFRYTHDYEMWMRLFPMYELFYYNEPLMCYRLHEAMGTKRHFKALVAEMEKVQEKHRPILFNLLQVGGYWK; this is encoded by the coding sequence ATGGAGCCAAAAGTATCGATCGTCATTCCTTTTTACAATTGTGCTTATATCGAGCAGGCTGTTCACAGTGCCATTCACCAGACGTATCCGCATATCGAAGTCATCGTGGTGGATGATGGGTCAACCGAGCACGTGGAGCGGCTACAGCCATTCATGGATTCCATCCGCTATATTCGCAAAGAAAACGGTGGAACCGCGACAGCATTAAATGAGGGCATCAAGCAGGCAACAGGGGATTACTTTGTCTGGCTCAGCTCAGATGATGTGATGTTGCTGGACCGGGTGGAGAAACAACTGACGTTTATGCGCGAGGTCAAGGCTTCATTCTGCCATGGTGCCTACCATTATGTGAATGAGAAGAGTGAATGGTTGGATACGGTGCATCCGGAAGTGGGAAGTCGTCTGGAGATGTTGCAGGTACTACTGGAAGGTTGTCCGATCAACGGCTGTACTGTCATGTTAGAGATGGAAGCATTTGAGCGGTTTGGACTGTTCGACACTGATTTTCGCTACACCCATGACTATGAGATGTGGATGAGGCTGTTTCCAATGTATGAGCTGTTCTACTACAATGAACCTCTGATGTGTTACCGATTGCATGAGGCGATGGGAACCAAACGTCACTTCAAGGCACTGGTTGCCGAGATGGAAAAAGTTCAAGAGAAGCATCGGCCTATTCTGTTTAACTTGCTTCAGGTTGGCGGGTACTGGAAGTAG
- a CDS encoding glycosyltransferase, whose product MNPRVSIVIPFYNCPYVPQAIQSALNQTYPDVEIVVVNDGSTRHAELLQPYLPYINVLGKSNGGTASALNHGIRHASGDYVAWLSSDDYLYPDKIRYQLEFMQRENVLVSHTNFHYINEHSAVTKMHGGPEPMSDMDLLRRFVNGNPVNGCTVMIRKDLFSGVGLFDELLPYTHDLDLWMRIVLNGHRFPYLNEPLTAYRWHGGMGSVRHADVIGREASMVWSRYREPLLQRIATLGG is encoded by the coding sequence TTGAATCCGAGAGTATCCATTGTCATTCCATTCTACAACTGCCCTTATGTGCCTCAGGCGATTCAGAGTGCGCTGAACCAGACGTATCCCGATGTGGAAATCGTTGTTGTGAATGACGGTTCAACCCGGCATGCAGAGTTGCTTCAACCCTATCTTCCTTATATTAATGTGCTTGGCAAAAGCAATGGCGGGACGGCTTCGGCACTTAATCATGGCATCCGCCATGCCTCTGGTGATTATGTAGCCTGGCTCAGTTCGGATGATTATCTGTATCCGGATAAAATTCGTTATCAGCTGGAGTTTATGCAACGCGAGAATGTGCTCGTCTCCCATACGAACTTTCATTATATCAACGAGCATTCGGCAGTTACCAAAATGCATGGTGGGCCTGAACCGATGTCGGATATGGATTTACTACGACGGTTTGTTAACGGCAATCCGGTGAATGGCTGCACGGTCATGATTCGCAAGGATCTCTTTAGCGGAGTGGGGCTGTTCGATGAACTTCTTCCCTACACCCATGATCTGGATCTCTGGATGCGTATTGTACTGAACGGTCATCGGTTCCCATATCTGAATGAACCGCTTACTGCCTATCGGTGGCATGGTGGAATGGGATCGGTACGTCATGCGGATGTCATCGGCAGAGAGGCATCCATGGTATGGTCCAGATATCGGGAACCGCTGTTGCAGCGAATAGCGACGCTTGGCGGGTAG
- a CDS encoding NAD-dependent epimerase/dehydratase family protein yields MDGAELRGKKVLITGASGFTGRHAVSYFREAGAVVAAVVRRPDVYSFGKGAQVHVCDLNDKQQVRHLIGEVQPDYVLHLAGKNSVPDSWSDPLLVLETNVMAVLYLLDALRSCPTARTVIVGSRLKYTPEPGQIPQPPHPYSLSKALEEMVSLSWMSLFGQQIMLAEPGNLIGAGPSTGICSLLARHVVACEQAGKTEAFRLSGRDNTRDFLDVRDAVRAYATLLVHGSSGTVYPVVSGVERSLGEIADLLLSMTEAEVPVRWDGASSGPDGSGKQEELSLLRKLGWQPMIPFATSLQDILSDVRVQQGRTTS; encoded by the coding sequence ATGGATGGAGCAGAGCTGAGAGGCAAAAAAGTGCTGATTACAGGCGCTTCCGGTTTTACCGGGCGACATGCCGTATCTTATTTTCGGGAAGCGGGTGCAGTGGTTGCAGCGGTAGTCCGGAGGCCGGATGTGTATTCATTCGGTAAAGGTGCACAAGTCCATGTCTGTGATCTGAACGATAAACAGCAAGTACGTCATCTGATCGGCGAGGTGCAGCCCGACTATGTGCTGCATCTCGCTGGCAAAAATTCAGTGCCTGATTCGTGGTCTGATCCACTACTGGTCCTGGAGACCAATGTGATGGCCGTGCTGTATCTGCTGGATGCGCTTCGCAGTTGTCCGACAGCACGAACCGTTATTGTAGGATCGCGGTTAAAATATACGCCGGAACCTGGCCAGATTCCCCAGCCTCCGCATCCATACAGTCTCAGTAAAGCGCTGGAAGAGATGGTCTCCTTGTCGTGGATGTCGCTCTTCGGACAACAGATCATGCTGGCGGAGCCAGGCAATCTGATTGGTGCGGGTCCTTCCACAGGCATCTGTTCACTGCTTGCACGCCATGTTGTTGCCTGTGAGCAGGCGGGCAAAACCGAGGCATTCCGTCTGTCCGGACGGGACAATACCCGTGACTTTCTGGATGTGCGGGATGCCGTCAGAGCGTATGCGACCCTCCTGGTACACGGGTCCAGCGGTACAGTATACCCGGTGGTGTCTGGAGTTGAGCGCAGTCTTGGTGAAATTGCAGATCTGCTGTTATCCATGACAGAAGCGGAAGTTCCTGTTCGCTGGGATGGGGCATCTTCTGGTCCGGATGGTTCGGGGAAACAGGAGGAATTATCACTGCTGCGCAAGCTTGGCTGGCAGCCGATGATTCCATTTGCCACATCACTTCAGGATATCCTGAGTGATGTTCGTGTCCAGCAAGGGAGGACGACAAGTTGA
- a CDS encoding dTDP-4-dehydrorhamnose reductase family protein, translating into MKLLILGGNGMAGHILVDYFRRQGVHSVFYTSRDVTDPNGLLLDVNDSFMVDRLVEAVHPDVIINAVGVLNNFADEDKITAYHINGFLPHRLRRVADTIGARLIHISTDCVFSGERGAYREDDVTDGTSAYAITKALGEVQDEGHLTIRTSIIGPEIRQGGIGLMQWFMSSTGEVGGYTRVFWNGVTTLELAKWVDHYLASSVSGLIHLAHPAPVSKHDLLVLFKQTWDKQDVTIVRDDSVVQDRTLVSTREDVKTDLPDYSTMLKELALWMEQS; encoded by the coding sequence ATGAAACTGCTGATACTTGGTGGAAACGGAATGGCCGGCCATATTTTGGTCGACTATTTCCGCCGTCAAGGTGTACACAGCGTCTTCTACACATCTCGGGATGTAACGGACCCCAATGGTCTGCTCCTGGATGTGAACGACAGCTTCATGGTTGATCGATTGGTAGAAGCTGTGCACCCGGATGTGATTATTAATGCTGTAGGTGTGTTGAACAACTTCGCAGATGAGGACAAAATTACTGCATATCATATTAACGGTTTCCTGCCACATCGTCTGCGGCGGGTTGCAGATACGATTGGTGCACGCCTGATTCATATCAGCACGGACTGTGTGTTCAGTGGAGAACGGGGAGCATATCGGGAAGATGATGTTACGGATGGGACTTCAGCTTACGCCATCACCAAAGCACTTGGCGAAGTTCAGGATGAAGGTCATCTGACGATCCGTACGTCCATCATTGGACCCGAGATTCGCCAGGGCGGCATTGGTCTGATGCAATGGTTTATGTCCAGCACAGGTGAAGTTGGGGGGTATACCCGCGTATTCTGGAACGGTGTGACCACCCTTGAGCTGGCCAAATGGGTAGACCATTACCTGGCCTCATCGGTTAGTGGTCTGATCCACTTAGCTCATCCGGCACCTGTCAGCAAGCATGACCTGCTTGTATTGTTCAAGCAGACCTGGGATAAGCAGGATGTGACGATTGTGCGCGATGACAGTGTAGTGCAGGACCGTACGCTGGTGTCCACTCGCGAGGATGTGAAGACAGACCTGCCGGATTATTCTACAATGCTGAAGGAGTTGGCATTATGGATGGAGCAGAGCTGA
- a CDS encoding polysaccharide biosynthesis protein, giving the protein MFENKRILVTGGTGSWGYELVAQLLPQQPKEIIVYSRNESSQVAMSREFEDPRLHFRIGDIRDKDALTAACQHVDYVFHLAALKHVPVCEDQPYEALKTNVIGTQNVIEAAIENKVEKVIYISTDKAANPSNFYGMTKAIGEKLIVYANLLHSDTKFVTVRGGNVLGTNGSVVHLFKNQIRQKGQVSITDMSMTRFFLTLKDAITLLFKASVESVGGEIFVMTMPTCKIVDLAEVLIEDSGVENVSIVERGIRPGEKIHEILMSEFESMTTVVYDEQYLVILPTLGIPGLREHYTNCPPVSFNSFSSEHQLMTKEEIREILKRGGFLS; this is encoded by the coding sequence ATGTTTGAAAATAAGCGTATACTCGTGACTGGCGGTACGGGATCATGGGGTTATGAACTTGTGGCTCAACTACTGCCCCAGCAGCCCAAAGAAATTATTGTATATTCCCGGAACGAGTCTAGCCAAGTGGCTATGAGTCGTGAATTTGAAGACCCGCGTCTTCATTTCCGGATTGGAGATATTCGTGACAAGGACGCCTTGACGGCGGCTTGCCAGCATGTGGACTATGTATTTCATCTGGCAGCGCTCAAGCATGTTCCGGTGTGTGAAGACCAACCGTACGAAGCACTCAAAACCAATGTGATTGGTACACAGAACGTAATTGAGGCCGCTATTGAGAACAAGGTGGAAAAAGTAATCTATATCTCGACTGACAAGGCTGCCAATCCGTCCAACTTCTATGGCATGACAAAAGCGATCGGCGAGAAATTAATTGTATATGCAAACTTGTTACACAGCGATACCAAGTTTGTTACGGTACGGGGCGGGAATGTACTGGGAACAAACGGAAGTGTGGTACATCTGTTCAAGAATCAGATCCGCCAGAAAGGGCAGGTCTCCATCACGGATATGAGTATGACTCGATTCTTTCTTACGCTGAAGGACGCAATTACCTTGCTGTTCAAAGCTTCGGTGGAAAGTGTCGGTGGAGAGATCTTTGTCATGACAATGCCTACCTGCAAAATCGTTGATCTCGCGGAAGTACTGATTGAGGATTCCGGTGTGGAGAATGTGAGCATTGTGGAACGGGGCATTCGTCCAGGGGAGAAAATCCATGAAATATTGATGAGTGAATTCGAGAGCATGACCACCGTTGTCTACGATGAGCAGTACCTGGTAATTCTTCCTACCCTGGGCATACCGGGCCTGCGTGAACATTATACCAATTGTCCTCCGGTCTCCTTTAACAGTTTCAGTTCTGAACACCAACTCATGACCAAAGAGGAGATTCGTGAAATTCTGAAACGCGGAGGATTCTTGTCATGA
- the wecB gene encoding non-hydrolyzing UDP-N-acetylglucosamine 2-epimerase: MKIMTVLGTRPEIIRLSLIISKLDQYASKHILVHTGQNFTESLSGLFFKEMGLRAPDYVLQDEAATLGRQLSSMFTQMEDLILQEKPDKLLLLGDTNSALCAILAERMGVPVIHMEAGNRCFDLDVPEEKNRKVIDAISTVNMPYTEQSKKHLVSEGVPSRRIVLTGNPIYEVMQHYDAQVSSSKILKKLKLKSGQYFLVTAHRAENVDHAPHLLEIMKGLNQVAEEHGLRVICSIHPRTAIRIAEHLHLEMNPLVEFHEPFGFFDFVMLERHARCALTDSGTVQEECCIMGVPTVTMRGTTERPETVDCGSNVVSGLDAARIADCVKVMTKMSSDWDCPQGYKATDVSSKVVKFLLGGKMHV; this comes from the coding sequence ATGAAGATCATGACGGTGCTGGGTACGAGACCTGAGATCATACGGCTCAGCCTGATCATCTCCAAGCTGGACCAGTACGCGTCCAAACATATTCTGGTGCATACGGGACAGAACTTCACGGAAAGTCTCAGCGGTCTCTTTTTCAAGGAAATGGGCCTGCGCGCACCGGATTACGTTCTTCAGGATGAAGCGGCCACTCTGGGACGACAGCTATCCTCGATGTTTACGCAGATGGAAGATCTGATATTGCAGGAGAAGCCCGATAAATTGCTGCTGCTCGGCGATACCAATAGCGCATTATGTGCAATATTGGCTGAGCGCATGGGTGTTCCTGTTATTCATATGGAAGCAGGCAATCGTTGCTTCGACCTGGATGTGCCTGAGGAGAAAAATCGTAAGGTTATTGATGCCATCTCCACCGTTAATATGCCTTACACGGAACAGAGCAAGAAACATTTGGTCAGTGAAGGGGTACCAAGCAGGCGCATCGTGCTAACGGGCAATCCCATCTATGAAGTCATGCAGCACTACGACGCGCAAGTAAGTTCCAGCAAAATACTGAAGAAGCTCAAGCTGAAGTCCGGGCAATACTTCCTGGTTACTGCCCATCGAGCCGAGAATGTGGATCATGCCCCTCATTTGCTGGAGATTATGAAAGGACTGAACCAGGTCGCAGAAGAACACGGATTGCGTGTAATCTGCAGTATTCATCCGCGTACAGCGATCCGGATTGCGGAGCATCTGCATCTGGAGATGAACCCGTTGGTGGAGTTTCACGAGCCGTTTGGATTCTTCGACTTTGTAATGCTTGAACGTCATGCACGTTGTGCGCTTACGGATAGCGGTACCGTGCAGGAGGAGTGTTGCATTATGGGCGTGCCGACCGTAACGATGCGTGGAACTACCGAGCGGCCGGAAACGGTCGATTGCGGCAGCAATGTAGTCTCCGGTCTGGATGCCGCGCGCATCGCTGATTGCGTGAAAGTCATGACAAAGATGTCTAGCGACTGGGATTGCCCGCAAGGTTACAAAGCCACAGATGTATCCAGTAAAGTGGTTAAATTTCTGCTTGGAGGGAAAATGCATGTTTGA
- a CDS encoding glycosyltransferase family 4 protein, with translation MATKPKMMLFSHVCNTRSITGAEKLLLHFMREIGTIFECVLVVPQEGKLAGLARRFGIQVKICTLPMLHGVYTPYLGIADDAEHLRHTPAYQEAVSLIRETAPDIVLTNTCVNVMPAVAAKFLQIPIIWKITEIIHTNEHTTEAIQMIGRYADWIIGISETAVAPFQEAGMGDKVTIISPTWEPALPAPDRWVHLRERKRKELGFKSSQTCIGYISSFIYDAKGLKPFVDMALRICETHSRCRFWIIGAASDKKYYDECVSRVKKSGYSRRFTFTTFEENVSLAYTAMDILVIPSMVKEGFGMTALEGLYFAKPVIAFAQGGLKELMESVGSDAFLAPPGDTEALVTLATTLLNDAELASNTGWRNRTEAERLYGVETYRTKLHTMVTQWLLRFPGWFAYIQPPNGPVYTHGEGGLRTLLVLEPTTVRALLFPLTVIQALPHSSLPPIALGHDAPAASGTVPAAKPIQQRGKTRKRRRKPLAPHSRRDREGLKRTSGTGRRKGRTRTTKGPRPHMGKSASRRRKSAKAGRSRAGRKGSNTR, from the coding sequence ATGGCAACGAAACCAAAGATGATGTTATTTTCACATGTGTGCAATACTCGCAGCATTACAGGCGCCGAGAAGCTGCTGCTTCATTTTATGAGAGAGATCGGTACGATCTTTGAATGTGTGCTCGTAGTCCCTCAGGAGGGGAAGCTTGCGGGGCTTGCGCGGAGATTCGGCATTCAGGTCAAAATATGCACTCTGCCGATGCTTCACGGTGTGTACACACCTTACCTGGGCATTGCAGATGATGCGGAGCATCTTCGCCATACGCCAGCGTATCAGGAAGCAGTCTCCCTAATACGGGAGACTGCTCCCGATATAGTGTTAACGAACACCTGCGTTAATGTGATGCCGGCTGTAGCGGCAAAGTTCCTTCAGATTCCGATCATCTGGAAGATTACCGAGATTATTCATACGAATGAACATACAACCGAGGCGATCCAGATGATTGGTCGTTACGCGGATTGGATTATCGGTATATCCGAGACAGCGGTAGCCCCTTTCCAGGAAGCCGGCATGGGTGACAAAGTGACCATCATATCCCCAACTTGGGAACCCGCGCTACCAGCACCGGACCGCTGGGTTCATCTGCGCGAACGCAAGCGTAAGGAGCTCGGTTTCAAATCATCGCAGACCTGTATCGGTTATATTTCTTCATTTATATATGATGCCAAAGGGTTGAAACCTTTTGTGGATATGGCCTTGAGGATCTGTGAAACACATTCGCGCTGTCGCTTCTGGATCATCGGGGCAGCATCGGATAAAAAGTATTACGACGAGTGTGTATCACGGGTGAAAAAATCCGGGTATTCACGCCGGTTTACCTTCACCACATTTGAAGAGAACGTATCTCTGGCATATACCGCGATGGATATCCTGGTCATCCCAAGCATGGTCAAAGAAGGATTTGGCATGACCGCACTGGAGGGTCTCTATTTTGCCAAACCGGTCATCGCTTTTGCACAGGGTGGACTGAAGGAATTAATGGAATCCGTAGGCAGTGATGCATTTCTGGCCCCGCCGGGTGATACCGAAGCGCTTGTCACCTTGGCAACAACCTTGCTGAATGATGCAGAGCTGGCCTCGAATACGGGGTGGCGTAATCGGACAGAAGCGGAAAGGCTCTACGGCGTTGAAACCTACCGAACGAAACTGCATACGATGGTGACACAGTGGTTATTGCGTTTTCCCGGATGGTTTGCTTATATCCAACCTCCGAATGGACCTGTGTATACCCATGGGGAGGGAGGACTACGCACTTTACTGGTTCTGGAGCCGACTACGGTTCGAGCACTATTATTCCCACTGACCGTCATACAGGCGTTGCCACATTCCTCATTACCTCCAATCGCATTGGGTCACGATGCTCCTGCTGCCTCAGGTACTGTCCCGGCTGCAAAGCCGATTCAACAGAGGGGCAAAACGCGGAAACGTCGTCGCAAGCCACTTGCACCTCATTCTCGCCGAGACCGTGAGGGGCTGAAACGTACTTCCGGAACTGGCAGACGTAAGGGGAGAACCCGTACAACGAAGGGACCGCGTCCGCATATGGGGAAATCGGCTAGTCGCAGACGCAAATCTGCCAAAGCGGGACGTAGCCGAGCAGGGCGCAAGGGTTCCAATACAAGATGA
- a CDS encoding CgeB family protein, whose translation MSLKHRKTKKIHAPVLSLADQARKNGQHAGYDAGKEEGYLRGRANYIVNCAQEPLPFRQLHVLYVSSGKGFPYSPLDEAIMATLQGMVAQVTLSDPRQPISEIALQTRPDLVLVLDGMDIPIDHIDAIRQAGIQTAIWLTDDPYYTDMTLDIVTHFDHVFTLELNCIDLYRQIGCASVHYLPFAAFTNHYFPITTPSPLKRDVSFIGSAYWNRVYFFNPIMPQLMSHNTVFNGIWWDRLPDYTAYGEKIELGRWMSPPETNDVYNGTKIVINLHRSHEDDSVNNNHLKIPPASPNPRTFEIAASTTLQLTDARDDIARFYKPGVEIETYSSPQELLDKVEYYLTHEKERREIALRGLERTLKDHTYGKRINEMLTIIFP comes from the coding sequence ATGTCTCTCAAACACCGTAAAACCAAAAAGATTCATGCACCCGTACTGAGCCTGGCTGATCAAGCACGCAAAAATGGGCAACATGCCGGATATGACGCAGGTAAGGAAGAAGGATATCTGCGTGGTCGCGCCAACTATATTGTGAATTGTGCACAGGAACCGTTGCCTTTCCGACAGCTTCACGTGCTGTATGTATCCTCGGGTAAAGGCTTCCCTTACTCCCCGTTGGATGAGGCTATTATGGCCACGCTACAGGGTATGGTAGCTCAAGTAACCCTCTCTGATCCGCGTCAACCGATTTCTGAAATTGCGCTGCAGACGCGTCCTGATCTTGTGCTTGTGCTGGATGGAATGGATATCCCCATCGATCATATCGATGCGATTCGCCAAGCGGGCATTCAGACGGCGATCTGGCTCACAGATGATCCGTACTATACAGATATGACGCTGGATATTGTGACACATTTTGACCATGTCTTCACGTTGGAACTGAACTGTATCGATCTATATCGACAAATCGGATGCGCGTCCGTTCACTACCTCCCTTTTGCCGCATTCACTAATCATTACTTTCCGATTACAACTCCTTCCCCGTTAAAACGGGATGTCAGCTTTATCGGCTCGGCCTACTGGAACCGGGTATACTTCTTCAATCCGATCATGCCTCAGTTGATGTCACACAATACGGTATTTAACGGAATTTGGTGGGACCGTCTGCCTGACTATACTGCCTATGGCGAGAAGATTGAGCTCGGGCGCTGGATGAGTCCGCCGGAGACCAATGATGTGTACAATGGCACCAAAATTGTCATCAACCTGCATCGATCCCACGAAGATGATTCCGTCAATAATAATCACCTCAAAATCCCGCCAGCTTCACCAAACCCGAGAACGTTTGAAATTGCCGCGTCCACGACGCTACAGCTGACCGACGCCCGGGATGACATTGCGCGCTTCTACAAACCGGGTGTGGAGATTGAGACATATTCCTCGCCGCAGGAGTTACTCGACAAAGTGGAATATTATCTTACTCATGAAAAGGAACGCCGTGAGATTGCACTTCGTGGACTTGAACGTACACTGAAAGACCACACGTATGGCAAAAGAATTAATGAAATGTTAACCATCATATTCCCTTAA